A genomic window from Periophthalmus magnuspinnatus isolate fPerMag1 chromosome 16, fPerMag1.2.pri, whole genome shotgun sequence includes:
- the LOC117384050 gene encoding mucin-1-like, with protein MEKKMEVVLLFGILLHVSSISVFSLTNSSTVAPNTSTIVNQSTITTASNNQATLTTLNNNQSTISPTTTFNQSGATTAFNQSTINATTAFNQSTINATTAFNQSTTNATTTVPPGNSSQSTVTSTAVSGQSGSSTAMTSTVSSQSASTFTSPTTVPPAGVPGWAIALLVLAAVALLLLLLLLLALCIWCCRRGRSGSTVLYENYRDDIPLYNTHGRFERTAGVQEVAAGGAQA; from the exons aTGGAGAAGAAGATGGAGGTGGTGCTTTTGTTCGGGATCCTGCTGCATGTCTCGTCCATTTCAG ttttcagtctgACCAACTCCTCGACCGTGGCTCCAAACACCTCAACCATTGTGAACCAATCAACAATCACCACAGCCTCAAACAATCAAGCAACCCTCACCACTCTGAACAACAACCAATCAACAATCAGCCCTACTACAACcttcaaccaatcaggagcTACCACGGCCTTCAACCAATCCACAATCAATGCCACCACAGCTTTCAACCAATCAACAATCAATGCCACCACAGCCTTCAACCAATCAACAACCAATGCCACAACCACTGTTCCTCCCGGCAACAGCAGCCAATCAACAGTCACCTCCACCGCCGTCTCGGGCCAATCAGGATCCAGCACAGCCATGACCAGCACCGTCTCCAGCCAATCAGCTTCCACCTTCACATCCCCCACAACAGTGCCCCCCGCTGGTGTCCCGGGGTGGGCCATCGCTCTACTTGTGCTCGCTGCAGTGgctctgctactgctgctgctgctgctgctcgcaCTG TGCATCTGGTGCTGCCGTAGGGGGCGCTCTGGCAGCACAGTCCTGTATGAGAACTACAGAGATGACATCCCCCTGTACAACACCCACGGGCGCTTCGAGAGGACAGCAGGGGTCCAG